The genomic stretch TTAGTACTGAGGCAGAAatgcaatttatttttgtagtaaaatattttttttataattggaCTGTAAGAAATATAAACATGAGATTAGAAGATAATTGGatcaataatgtcaataattggAATTAGAATTTGCCCATCAAACATtcatcctcacgggggtcacggccatgctggaacctatcctagctgtcttcgagtgagaggcggggtacaccctggattggtcgccagccaatcacagggcacatatagacaaacaaccattaacaccacactgattggctggcaaccagtccaggttgtaccccacctcttctccgaagacagctggaataggctccagcatgaccgcgaccctcgtgaagataagcgctacagaaaatggatgcatagatggatatATGATCAGCTAATgaaatcaacaacaacaaaaactactGTTGGATTTAAATAATCCGACCCTTTGCATAGCACCCCCTACTGATGCTATCCAATTAAACAGGAACATACTTAATGGAGTGACCTGCTCACTTTCACTCACCAGTAAATGTTGCTTCTGAGTGTGTACAGAAAGACTGACTGAATCTTTAGTCTGCCAAGACTACTTAAAACCCTCAAACATATGATAAATGTTTTGATGTCATAATGTGAAAATGGACAGAAATGATTTTCATGCTATACTACACATGCATACTATTGTTAACCTGATAATGATTTATCTGTACACAtcactgtatgagttgctggcaccatCACCGTTTGAGCATGAATAAAAACAGTAgtgcaagtacacacacacacacacacacacacacacacacacacacacaccttggagAGGCACTGGTCTAAAATATGTCATCAAATGATGGAGAAGATGTTACATTCCGAGGTGACTGCTTCATTTAACATGTCAAGGATTCTGTATTGGGGCCAGAGTTGCTATGTTTAAGGCGATGCACTGTCCCGAAGGAGCTAAACTTGTTATGTAACCAAGCAAGTAGAGCTATTCTTTCTTCCAGGTAGCCTGAGGTATAGTTGATTGCCTGCGGGTGCCTGAAATACAAATAAGTCTCTTCACATGCAAGAGAGCCTAACTTGACCCCCTGAGAGTAACACAATTGTCTCAATCTGCTCTTTTTTGAAAGCCTCTGGCTCGCCAGAGAGTTTGCACAAATGTATGTAACGTTGACTTTATGTAAAAGGTGGAAAGGTACTCACGCACGAATCCTGGTTTGTGAAGGTGGGTCGGTACGGGGTTTACTGGCCCAAGCCTGCAGCAGAAGAATCTATTGTATGACACCATTCATTGTTATTGTACATCCTCGTGATTCCTTGCTTGGTATATCTATGGTACACATGTtacatgtatttaaatacatagTGTATTTACTTATGTACATAGAATGACAAtaaatacacaacattaaacacataataataaataactattgAAATAgcagtgccgcaaagcatgatgggagatCACACTGGACTCATTTAGCACACCATACTGCTACCCCAATTGTGGAAAATTAGTAAAGGTTGGATAGCACAGCTGGTCGAGTGCTTGGATCCAGACGCAGAGATGGTTGGGTTTATTTTCctgatttgagctcaaactaccaaTTTGCGCTTACCTTCATTCTATGTTTtagcgtatttccacagcatttcagtccagcttcagttTCTGCGCGTCCATTCTACATTTCAATTTTGGCACCTTTTCAAAGAGTTACAATTTTCCAGCATTCACAGgcaatgtctgctgacattgcCTCATCGAGTTCAGGGGTCAATAACCTTTactatgttttacattttacgcCCTTGCCCACCAGAGAGAAATAGCTTGGAGCCtcaaaatttacatttaaaacaacGTTTTATAAACTCTAAAAGAATACAAGTGCAGTGAGTGTGCATGTATCATGGACGCCAACAATAGGgttatcatggtatcatcttggttaaatcTCGTTTTTTCGCACAATACTTACCAGTTCTGTGATTTCCAAGATGGCTACTCAAGATTATTTTGTCCCGGGCCAAGCCAAAGCTATGTGTTATACATGTGAAAGGGAAAATAATGCATACACAGTAAATTCTGCAGTGTTAAATTAACACTTAAAGAGTTAAATTTAACACTATTCCTGAGTCTATTTGGTCCTGCCCTGAACTGGTGTTAAATTTACTCTTTTCATAGTGTTAAAATTTTAGAGTTAAATTAACACTAAATAGTGTAAAAAATTAACACTGGCTAACACTGTATAGTGTTATTCAAATTTAACACTACAGGTTTATTAACTCGGGAAAGTGTAAATAGTACTCTGAATAGTGTTGATATTTTACTCTTCTGTGGTAATAAATCAACTCTGATGGAGTTAAATGTAATTGTTCATTAACACTGCATTAGTGGTCAAATAACTCTCATAAGGTTTGATGCTACACTTTACTGTGTTGATTGTTTACTCCCTTGCAGTGAAGAAAAAACTCTTATAGAGTAAATACTAACATTTGTTAACACTGCACAGTATTAATAAAACTTGATACTATTTCTGTAAATAACTGTTGGTGGTGTTAATTTTACACTTTATTTACTCTTTTCCAGTGTCAAATTAACTCTAACCAAATCTGTCTTGTAAATAGCTAAATAGCAAGTGAGTACAAAACACATTACAACAATAGCATACTTTTAACAACTTTTATTTTCCTGTCAGGCCAAAATATCAACATCAGGTACAGAATATAAAAACACTGACCTTAGGTCGGCATAAAATTTGCCAACATCAATGTTGTACACAGTGGTTTGGATGAACGTGTACATGTTGTGGAGCATGGTGTTGTATGATGTCCCAAACACGAAGTGTACCTTAAACAGTTCATCAGAAGCACCAAGAGAAGAGGGTGACCTGCAAGGTATAGCATTCTTGTCGAGAATGATGAAGAACTGGTGGATTGCATTCTTCCTCACTCCAACAGCCAGGAGATAGGGTTGAGTGCTACTAGTTATGGCATCGAGATGCTCTTGGATGATTGTTCCCGTCTATGGAGAGGAGATGGTTgtgatattatattaaaatgtttacataataaattaatgtaaaatatacatcatCAATTaggaaaaaatacaaacctTCTTGAAGACCACAAGATGCTCCTCAGCCCGGGACGCAGACACCTTTCCTGGCCTCTTCCGACCTAGAGCAGTAGGTGGGATCAAGTGTAGCAGCAGTCAAATTGATGAGAGGTCACTGTCCCAACCTGTAACAACACAAGTTTGATAACACGCTTGAATTGTGGACCACCTATATAATTGAGTGCACTGCAATATCAGCagcatttttattacagtatagaAAAAAGATGGCACTTTAAAATCACCACAAAACCTCCTCTATTCTAAAAGTCCTTATGGTTAAGCCCAACACTTTGTTCAATATATGGTTCCAGTCAACATTTTGGATGCACTTTCTCATTTAAATGAATATATGCTTGCAAACATCTCACCATAGTCAATATCCACTTCATCCCCATCCTCAGAAGGATCAGCTGCCAGGAGTTCCTTAAGCTCACTGGTGGAGGGAATCGTTCTGCATTGTTGGATGATCTTCTTGAATGTGGTTGGCCACTTCTCCAGAAACTTGTCTGATACATCCTCTCCAAACATCAGAGCAAAATCTTGTTCAACCTGGAGTGGTATGTTTGGTGACAATTTCAGGATTACAGTCAGTCATAGTTAAAAGGTGCAATAGttgtaaaatattaatacaattccCATCTACTGAAGTGAAAACCATTCAAGTGTCATCACACTGTCAAAATGAGATAATTACCAAGCCTCTGATGTCTTTAAACGAGGAAAATCAGATAGTATGTTGCTTGACTGCTGTGGGTCAAGGACCATGTTACGCCGATGGACAAATGTCAGCTTCATCTTCTTCCTAACTGTGTCCTCGTCAGCTGAATGTTTCATCAGTGACATTGCTTCCTTGCACTCATCTTCACTCAGGACAGTCTCTGGAACGAATTGGGAAACTCGTCTGACAGTCGGTCCTCCTGACATGTCCTCACCAGATGGTCCTTCCGCTGATGCTAAACAATATGGGGATATGATGACAATCACATACATTTTTAGTCACTTGGATGTAACTGTActtgtacagaaaaaaaatgtttattggcTGAAAGGCATTGCAACACATACAACAAAGGCACAAACTGATCTTGTGACTATACTGTTCAATACATTATTATAGGATTACCTCCAAATAATGACCGCTTGTCTTTAGCACTGCATCTCTGAATAGTTTTAATTCTCCAGGCCAAGTACCCAGTACCACTGTCTCCATCATAATAATGCTCCCTGGACAATGAAAGGattataaaaacagccactttattagtgacaaaagtggaaaaaatatgcTCTGGTAggattcaaaatattttaacattataacaACAATAAGAGTAAACTCACATAGCTATTCTTGGAGAATGGGTCTCTGAGGTAGGGGAACAAGTTCACATTTCCTCTCGCATACATTTCTTTCACCTGTCTGGGTGGAGATGTACTGCAAGAAAAACAATATCATATTCATACTTCCTAGATTTACTTCAGATTTCAAATTACTCTGAAACCTAAATAAGAACACAAGTGCTAACTTAAAACAATAACCAATTTACCCATTCTTCTCCGTCATATCAGCTGCCAGTATGTTCACCATTTTCCTTCTGCTCTCATCTGCCAAGGTCTTAGTTCggttgtattcatttattatatattctcCACCAGATTTCTTGGTAAGAATGGATTTCACCAGCTTAAATACCAatatcaaacaaaaacagaaaaaaaatcaggattATATCTACTGCAATACAAAGTTAACTTAAATGCTGGATATAATGACTTCAACAAAGTCCTCAAACAATGCAGTTTAACATCTCCATTTGTACCATTTTAATCCTTGTCCAATAGAAAACATTAGTGTCTGTGTGAAGTCTTACTTGCATAGCCTCTGAATCCAGCCTCTGACACTTTCTGGAAGGGCTGTCTGAAAGGATGATGGTATCCAGTGAGTCCGATGAACCCAGAGATGATAGTTGGGACTCAGGAGAGGCTACCATGGAGACAGATTCTAACCACAATTGGCAACAGGAGAAAGAAGACATGTTACGCAAAGTTGCCCCATAAACCCATTCCTTATCTAATGAAGAACATAAGCTTCACTTGAGAACAAACTAACTTTGTTCGAAATAAAGGTTCACCTTTTGTCACTATTAATATAGATTACAAATTTAACTGGAACAAACCTGTTTCATATATGATGGTTAGCACCCCAGTGTAGGGATCCTTTACTATATCCTCAAAAACATCGTCATCTAATTCAGTCCCTGTCAACAACTTTGACAACTTCTGTTACAGCTGGGACACCAAATTTGGCAAATGCTAgtaaacaggaaacaaaaccAGAAACAGAAaggtcattacatttttttttaattagtttcaaattagttatttttaagcaaaacaaaaaagaacttTATGCCTAACATTATATAAAATGAGAGCCCTAATCTCGAGTAAATCACTTTTATATAGCTAAATTCAGTTAATAGCACAATTAAAGCTCCTTGTGCAAACCTCACATTCACAATATTAAATTCTTACCTGCATTCAAAAAGTCTGACAGATTTGGCTCAGTTACTCTAACAAATTTTTGGACATCACCAAGTTTCACTTTGAGGAGCATGTTCTCTGCAGAAAGTATACAGCACATAAGCAGGATCAGCACAACGTTATAGAGATAAAAGTTCACATGCTCATTCTTaccataaacaaaaacaatacaataaacaGTCTCATGCAGCAAGAGACTCCCCAGttctaattaaattaaagagGGTTTTTATGGAGGGGAATGGTGTGCAACTTTTGATTAAAAAAGGTTTCAGGCCACATGCAGTTGACAGTTGATCAGCTATTTGCAGGAGAGACTAACATTGGCTTAGTACTTAGGCAAGAGGACTTGTCTTGCCTAAGGTAAAATCATGTTTCCACCacaaaataattttaacaaATCACATTTCTCTATAAAGCAATCCCAAATGTCTCCTATTTAGACTCAAAACATACTTTACTATGATCAGCCCTGGCCACTTGCTCTACTTTTTCTGACCTGAGGTTGTCAAATATCATAAACTTGAATGGTTTGCCAATAACAACAACTGAAGTAGCGTTACTTTATTTTAAGGCGACTGAGACATTACTGTCAAGTGAATTTTTCTGCCCAACAAGCATTAGACTAAACTACATGACTAGGACATCGACCTTCTCCTGGTTTTAAGCAGCTATCTTGCTTCACAGCCATTTTAATGGACAACAAacatacaattattaattaattatacaatAAGTAATTATGTAAAACGTACATATTAAATCTTCTGGTTCACTTACTGTTGTACTTTTTCAAATAGCCCGCGCGCGCAACGTAACCTGAGGTGGCTAACGAATCAAGCTATCTTTAGCTAGTTTAGTCGTCTCCCCTCTCAAAATATACACACTGTGGACGATGCACAACATAATCACCATTCTGCTATATGTTAACCACGTTCACCTTACCTCGTGTCTAGTCTGACGCTTTCTAGTTAGTTAATATTACGTTTAATGACAATGGCATTTTAAGCTAGCATCCACTCGGTCACATTAGCCCTTTTAGAATTCGGTATTTTCAACCGCCAGAAAATAACTGAAGTGCACAGCGAACAACAATATAAATTAATTCTAACATGCTGCTTCAGTTGAAACTCCAAATAATTGGTTTATTAAGTAATTAGCAGAAACTTACCGTACGTACTCTTTCCACTGGGAGAAAATGCCGTCTTGAAAATTCTGACGGTTAGAAATTGAAGAGGAGGTGGGCGGGGCTCTTCAGAGTAAGTCTAACACTGCTCATTTAACGACGGAAATTGACACCAACACTGGGGGGCGCTTTACTCAAGCTGTTGTTGTATTAACTCGGATAGAGTCAATGCACTTTGACACTGCATATTTAACACTGGGGAATTTACTGTGTACTGTAGCTATTTGGGAAGGAAACTTTTCTATTTCTTTATGCAAGTTTTATTCTtaatgtggcagcaaaacagagcagttGAACACAGATCAGCATGTAGTCCTTCTCACTTCTGCCTTCAcatgcccaaggccaaaggtcacatacacACCATAcacttttcatagctgtctcaggcaatgcctgtgaCATAGTTACGAGTATTTtctttgtaaatttacaattttattttcataatattaagatttttttctcgtaaatttacatttGTGAGTAGTGTAGTAtatactcatattcatatttaatgaaTCCTTTAGTTGTGTGACAACCCCCAACATATCACATACCATTAAAAAGCCCGGGATATCCTCTTCACAGCACAACAGGTTAATTCTTTGAGAGTTTAACATTTGAAACCCTTTCAAACCGCATTCAAAGTTGTGGCTCGCTAATCTGGTCCGaaccaaatatgaaaaaaaggttATGGGACCAAAAGCGGCAGAGTGAATTATGTATAGAGTAAAGGACAGCTTTTGTGTCTTCCATGATAAATATTCTGAAACAAAAATGCTGGATTTGAATATGTTATTTATACTCTGCTGGGCCACACAATCTCAAACAGGCATATTGTGAAGTTCATAACAGAGATGCTGTCAAAcgcattttaatattttagacCTGCAACGGCCAGACTGAGAAAAAAGGAGGTGCCACATGGGTCTGTCCTCTCACTACTACTGTTCAAGATTACATCCAGAAATCAATTATCGTGTGTAACTAAAAGGCTGGTACATAAAGAATGATTTAAATCTTTATTTCACAGGCACCAAACAAATTGACACTGCCTTCTACAAAGAAGCAATAGAGCAGATACTTCATCGAGCCGGGGCTAATTAGCAGCCTTCTTCACTGTTTATGACATTGGCCACTAATTACCGTACACGTGACCTCTTGTTTTCATCAGTGCATCATTGCCTTTAGGAAGAGGAGACATTGTCATTGCCGCCTCTTAGGACAATTACCCACTCTTGTTCGTGATTACTGAaacttatacaaaaaaaatcacccgCCAAATTATGCCCACATGATTAAGGGCCTCACCATGTACGTAAGTGCTTTAGTCCCAGTCTTGGAAATATCAGCATTTGGCCCTCTTCCCATAGCTCTCCACCACCTCTGGTATGACGCTCTCATCTTCTCCCACGTCCTCAGTTACAACCTTGCCAATCAGCTGGAAGATGTCTTCGGCTGCTACACCCATGGGCGTGGCCACCTTCACCGTCAACATGTCCTGAGTGAGGACTGTTCCTTTGGGGATTTTCACCTTGGCCACCACAGATTTCCCCAGCTTGAGAAaataaaattgttattattcattttggTACTAGAACAATCAGAGTGCTGGTCAACTTCTGATTGGTTCAGATTACAAATGAATTGTTTCCATTAACAAATATGAGTTCAGTGGCACCTCGGTTAGCacgtttttcagttaacaaacaatttttttttgctaaaactTTGCCTTGGcaggccaagtggttagcatgatggCTACACAGTCAAGTGTTAGAGATGATATGGGTTCAAATCGCCGCTTGTTtgcgtgtgggttttctccgagtactccgatttcctcccacattccaaaaacgtgcatgttaggttaattggcaaccaCAAATTACCCATAGGTGTGTGAAtgttttgtcaatatgtgccctgcaattggctgggaaccagtccagggtgtaccccatctttCGCCCGAAGTCAGGTGATGaagcaactccacaatagaagagagcatgtttggtgcagttttaagtcgtaaaaacggccacaaggtggcagaagtgcctTTTAGAAGGACTCGGCCTGCAActttcccatagaaatacactctgtacagcaaccaggaagtgaaaagtgttGTAGTTTGAATAGATTACACATTAAGGAAAAATTTTAATGCACTCACACATGCAGTTCAGTTCAAAATGTGGAAATTGCAAACAGTCCATGGTGTTATTCAATTGTGCATAAATTCTTGTAaagtaaaacaaccattttttgtgttgtttctgttgtggaattgttatttgtatatttttttcccttttttacccatgttctactgatGATTACTAAAAAAATCTCATGAAAGTCTTACCTTGTCATGGCATGGTTTCTCACAAGGAAGCATCCGCTTGAGTCCACTACCCAGCGCCTTCTCCACAAGTCGGATAGAGCGAACCAGTTCAGCCAGCTCAGAAGGCTCCAGTGACGCCTCATGGTCACTACCCTTCCACGTCTTGTCCAGTGTCACATGACGTTCGATGACTTTTGCCCCCAAAGCAACAGCTGCCACCGAAATACTGATTCCAGACTCGTGGCCTGAATAGCCAATTGGAATATCGGGGAATTCCTTTTGGTATTCCTGTGAATTGAAAGAGATGAAATAATACGGGCTTTGATATATTCATTCAAAAAGGTTAAGTGGTCTATTTACTGTGATCACTCTGAGGTTGACATCCTCAGGCTCAAGGGGGTATGCGCTGGTACACTGCAAGATGGCAAAGTTTTCGTTGTGTTCCTTCACTGTTTTGTATACCCGACGCATTGTCTCTATGGATTGCATCCCACTGGACACCACCATGGGGCGCCCTGACACACATAACATAAGACAGTCATTCATAGGACTTATTATATCTATACAGTTTTATACCTTTCTTGGCCGTCTTCTCCAGATAAGGGAAGTTGTTGGTGTCTCCTGAGCCCACTTTGAAGAAAGGCACATTCAGCTCATGGAGAAACTCTACGGCCATCTAGGGGCAGAAACATAAGGGGCAAAAAAAGTCAGatcaaagtcataatattcatgCAGGTATTGACACACCTCATCCATTCCCGAGGCAGTGAAGAAGATTCCCACGTCCTCTGCATATTTCTGTAGCTCCCTGTATTGCTCATGGTTGAACTCCAGGTGGCGCTTGTGATCGCCATAAGTTTTCCCCCACGAGTGTTTGGAAGTGTAGGCGCGTTCTAAGGCTCGTTTGTTGAATTTGTACTCCAGTTCACTCTTCTGGAATTTGGCACAATCTGCACCACAATCCTGTACGTGGAGTAAAGTGAGACACAAAggcaatatatattatacatgaataaataatataaaaaataaaatatttttaagaagaaaaaaatctccAGCAGACTGTGTCCAAAGTTTTTTCAACACAGGGCAACGTAcggaaacaaaacatgaaacgATGCGGTGGTCCACGGTGATATTTggatatatacatattttttttattttgtaaaaagttaatgtgaaaataaacatcacGACTGGAAAACCATTGCACAGTATCGCACAAAAGGCTAGTAGATCTGGTTTTGTATCCAATAATGAACAAGTCTCATTTGACAAATATTCCTAGCAAGTGCAAACAAATAGTACATCTTGATTAGCATTAATTAAGGCTATTCAAGCCAC from Doryrhamphus excisus isolate RoL2022-K1 chromosome 1, RoL_Dexc_1.0, whole genome shotgun sequence encodes the following:
- the nansa gene encoding N-acetylneuraminic acid synthase a; the protein is MPLKFELCPGRMIGGNHPCFIIAEIGQNHQGDIELAKKMIKMAKDCGADCAKFQKSELEYKFNKRALERAYTSKHSWGKTYGDHKRHLEFNHEQYRELQKYAEDVGIFFTASGMDEMAVEFLHELNVPFFKVGSGDTNNFPYLEKTAKKGRPMVVSSGMQSIETMRRVYKTVKEHNENFAILQCTSAYPLEPEDVNLRVITEYQKEFPDIPIGYSGHESGISISVAAVALGAKVIERHVTLDKTWKGSDHEASLEPSELAELVRSIRLVEKALGSGLKRMLPCEKPCHDKLGKSVVAKVKIPKGTVLTQDMLTVKVATPMGVAAEDIFQLIGKVVTEDVGEDESVIPEVVESYGKRAKC